In Propionispora vibrioides, a single genomic region encodes these proteins:
- a CDS encoding class I SAM-dependent methyltransferase gives MVKQKLEGVSETLLIPLWARAVETKRPEPIIRDELAVQMMEKLDYDFAKFEKARLSQVGVAIRTELLDKAVTAFLAKQAEAVVVNLGCGLDTRFFRVDNGRVHWYDLDLPEPIRLRRQFFSETDRYRMLEKSVFDPSWPQAIQRGDRPVLIIAEGLLMYFTEPEIKELLARLAGEFPQAEMLFEILSPLLVKNSRRHDSVSKTDASFQWGVVSGKMVEALHENIRFLEEWNYFDYHRNRWGWFGWLALIPAGKRYFNNKIAHLQFV, from the coding sequence ATGGTTAAACAAAAGCTGGAGGGTGTTTCGGAGACGTTATTAATCCCTCTATGGGCCAGAGCGGTGGAAACGAAGCGACCGGAGCCGATCATCCGGGATGAACTGGCCGTGCAGATGATGGAAAAGCTAGATTATGATTTTGCAAAGTTTGAAAAGGCCAGGCTGTCACAGGTAGGTGTGGCGATCCGGACGGAACTGCTGGATAAAGCGGTCACTGCGTTTCTGGCAAAGCAGGCCGAGGCCGTTGTGGTTAATCTTGGCTGTGGGCTTGATACCCGCTTTTTCCGTGTAGATAACGGCCGTGTTCATTGGTATGATCTGGATCTACCCGAGCCTATCCGGCTGCGCCGCCAGTTTTTTTCCGAAACCGACCGGTACCGGATGCTCGAAAAGTCCGTATTTGATCCGTCTTGGCCGCAGGCAATCCAGCGGGGCGATAGGCCGGTATTGATTATCGCCGAAGGCTTGCTTATGTATTTTACCGAACCGGAAATAAAAGAGTTGCTTGCCAGACTGGCCGGCGAGTTTCCCCAAGCGGAAATGCTGTTTGAAATTTTGTCGCCCCTATTGGTAAAAAACAGCCGGCGCCATGATAGTGTCAGTAAAACCGATGCTTCCTTTCAATGGGGCGTGGTCAGTGGGAAAATGGTGGAGGCTTTGCACGAAAATATCAGGTTCCTGGAAGAATGGAATTACTTTGATTATCACCGGAACCGGTGGGGCTGGTTTGGCTGGCTCGCATTGATTCC
- a CDS encoding iron-sulfur cluster carrier protein MrpORP, with translation MSCNSNPAQQFAAQTERIHRFLDQVTKKLIVMSGKGGVGKSTVAANLAVTLSQQGYQVGLLDVDVHGPSIAGLLDLNDLPLLTDREQIYPIEYSPTLKVVTIQGLLDKPDDPIICRGPAKITMIRQFLGDVDWGPLDFLIIDSPPGTGDEPLTIAQTVTGCQAVIVTTPQEIALADVRKSIQFCRKVNLPIAGIIENMSGFVCPTCGSRHDIFKSGGGEKTAAAAGLPFLGRLPIDPAIVTAGDSGKAIAGLHNQTQTDMQHLVDQLLQQLGNPTPTETGLLKIAVPTDNGNLGERFGHSAVFSIISAQKGQIVQQEELTPPPKPGAIPGWLAEQGCHTVIAGGLGEAARIKLAELGIKVICGAPAATPEQLTLRYLRGELIASTPAASRTSPASSCQDCNHT, from the coding sequence ATGTCTTGTAATTCCAATCCAGCGCAGCAATTCGCTGCCCAAACCGAACGAATTCACCGTTTTTTAGATCAGGTAACTAAAAAACTGATTGTCATGAGCGGCAAAGGCGGCGTCGGCAAGAGCACCGTAGCGGCCAATCTGGCCGTAACACTCAGTCAGCAGGGCTACCAAGTAGGCCTGCTGGATGTTGATGTGCACGGTCCCAGCATTGCCGGCCTGCTGGACTTGAACGACCTGCCGCTATTGACTGACCGCGAGCAAATCTATCCCATCGAATACAGTCCAACCCTGAAGGTAGTGACCATTCAAGGGCTTCTGGACAAACCCGATGATCCGATCATCTGCCGGGGCCCCGCCAAAATCACCATGATCCGCCAATTCTTAGGCGATGTTGACTGGGGGCCGCTGGATTTTCTGATTATCGACAGCCCGCCGGGAACCGGTGACGAGCCGCTTACCATCGCTCAGACCGTCACCGGCTGCCAGGCCGTCATTGTTACTACCCCGCAGGAAATCGCCTTAGCTGATGTCCGCAAATCCATTCAATTCTGCCGGAAGGTCAATCTCCCCATTGCCGGTATTATCGAAAACATGAGCGGCTTTGTCTGCCCCACCTGCGGCAGCCGCCATGATATTTTCAAAAGCGGCGGCGGCGAGAAAACGGCGGCCGCAGCAGGACTGCCTTTTTTAGGACGCCTCCCCATCGATCCGGCCATTGTTACGGCCGGCGACAGCGGTAAAGCCATTGCCGGCCTCCATAATCAAACACAGACAGATATGCAGCACCTGGTCGATCAGTTGCTCCAGCAGCTCGGCAACCCGACCCCGACAGAAACCGGGCTGCTGAAGATCGCCGTCCCCACCGACAACGGAAACCTGGGAGAGCGCTTTGGCCATAGTGCGGTATTTTCCATAATCAGCGCCCAAAAGGGGCAAATCGTACAGCAAGAAGAGCTCACACCACCCCCTAAACCAGGCGCGATTCCCGGCTGGCTGGCCGAACAGGGCTGTCATACCGTCATTGCCGGCGGTCTGGGCGAGGCAGCCAGAATCAAACTGGCCGAACTGGGGATCAAAGTGATCTGCGGAGCACCGGCCGCTACGCCGGAGCAACTGACGCTCCGCTATCTGCGGGGTGAACTGATTGCCAGTACTCCCGCCGCCAGTCGGACGTCCCCGGCTTCTTCCTGCCAGGACTGTAACCACACCTAA
- a CDS encoding DsrE/DsrF/DrsH-like family protein has protein sequence MGKKVVIVGGVAGGASAAARLRRLDEQAEIILLERDEHISFANCGLPYYIGETIRERDKLLVQTPEAMRARFAIDVRVNSEVTAIEPEKKMIRINSRDRGCYEESYDVLLLSPGAQPVRPPIPGIDSPRIFTLRNIPDTDRIKAMVDRENTQRVAVIGGGFIGVEMAENLRERGLAVTLVEAAPHILPPFDSDMALLIERELQDHGVTVHVGDGVAHFAEQAEGMLVTLQSGRQIVADMVVLAIGVAPATGFLKDSGIALGKRGHILVDEHMATNQTDIYAVGDAVEVVDLVTGQPAAVPLAGPANKQGRIAADNIAGIPSAYKGTQGTAILKVFDLTAAATGNNERSLARLQVPYQAIYVHPNSHASYYPDALQLTIKLLFGNDGKILGAQAVGPESIDKHIDVLATAIRLNGTVQDLTELELSYAPPYSSAKDPVNMAGFVAENILAKRLEVFTYEELAGFDPQTTVLVDVRSPLEFATNALPGAVNLPTDSLRSRLAELDKNKLILTYCKVGLQSYIAARILSQNGFRVKSLTGGYKAAAPRLVKWQPPAEQVQPAVEPAMAAVPLSEPEQVLDACGLSCPGPLLQVKAAMDKLAAGGVLRVTASDPGFLEDIKAWCLRTGHTLLSLQKEKNRIVARLQKQAVVPGAAPACTAPAKDNKTIVVFSGDLDKAMAAFIIANGAAAMGKKVTLFFTFWGLNILRKPETVPVAKGFLDRMFGWMMPRGSEKLTLSNMNMLGLGTAMMRRVMNNKQVASLEELMKSAMTAGVEIVACQMSMDVMGFKPEELLDGVKIGGVGYYLSEAEDANVNLFI, from the coding sequence ATGGGGAAAAAAGTGGTTATTGTCGGCGGTGTGGCCGGCGGGGCATCGGCCGCCGCCCGCCTGCGCCGGCTGGATGAGCAAGCCGAGATTATCCTGCTGGAAAGAGATGAACATATTTCGTTTGCCAATTGCGGTTTACCTTACTATATCGGCGAAACCATCCGGGAGAGGGATAAACTGCTGGTGCAGACTCCGGAAGCTATGCGGGCGCGGTTTGCCATCGACGTCCGAGTGAACAGCGAGGTGACGGCTATTGAGCCGGAGAAAAAAATGATCCGCATTAATAGCCGGGACCGGGGCTGTTATGAAGAGAGCTATGATGTCTTGCTGTTGTCGCCGGGGGCTCAACCGGTGCGGCCACCGATTCCGGGCATCGACAGTCCGCGTATTTTCACTCTGCGCAATATACCGGATACCGACCGCATCAAGGCGATGGTAGACCGGGAGAACACACAGCGGGTGGCGGTCATCGGCGGTGGCTTTATCGGTGTGGAAATGGCGGAGAACCTGCGTGAGCGCGGTCTTGCCGTAACGCTGGTGGAGGCGGCGCCCCATATTCTGCCGCCCTTTGACAGTGATATGGCTTTATTGATCGAACGAGAACTTCAGGACCACGGCGTAACCGTTCATGTGGGAGATGGTGTGGCGCATTTTGCGGAACAGGCTGAGGGGATGCTGGTTACGCTGCAGAGCGGCAGGCAGATTGTTGCCGATATGGTGGTATTGGCCATCGGTGTGGCTCCGGCCACCGGGTTTTTAAAGGACAGCGGCATTGCACTGGGCAAACGGGGGCATATTTTGGTCGATGAGCATATGGCAACCAACCAGACGGATATTTATGCTGTTGGCGATGCCGTGGAGGTTGTGGATTTGGTGACAGGTCAGCCAGCCGCTGTGCCGCTGGCCGGTCCGGCCAACAAGCAGGGGCGTATTGCCGCTGATAATATCGCCGGCATCCCCAGCGCCTATAAAGGGACGCAAGGCACGGCCATCTTAAAGGTGTTTGACCTGACGGCGGCCGCCACCGGCAATAATGAGCGAAGCTTAGCACGTCTGCAGGTGCCGTATCAGGCCATTTATGTGCACCCCAATTCTCATGCTTCCTACTATCCGGATGCACTGCAACTGACTATCAAGCTGCTGTTTGGCAACGATGGTAAAATCCTTGGCGCCCAGGCGGTAGGACCGGAGTCGATTGATAAGCATATTGATGTGCTGGCCACCGCTATCCGCCTGAACGGCACGGTCCAGGACCTGACAGAGCTGGAGCTGTCCTACGCCCCGCCTTACTCGTCGGCGAAAGATCCTGTCAATATGGCCGGCTTTGTTGCCGAAAATATTCTGGCCAAACGGCTGGAGGTATTCACCTATGAAGAACTGGCCGGCTTTGATCCGCAGACCACCGTGCTGGTGGATGTCCGTTCTCCTCTTGAATTTGCCACCAACGCGCTGCCGGGAGCGGTCAACCTTCCGACCGACAGTCTGCGCAGCCGTCTCGCTGAGCTGGATAAGAACAAGCTGATCCTGACCTATTGCAAGGTCGGGCTGCAAAGCTACATTGCCGCCCGCATTCTCAGCCAGAACGGCTTCCGGGTCAAAAGCTTGACTGGCGGTTACAAAGCGGCAGCCCCGCGTCTGGTTAAGTGGCAGCCGCCGGCTGAACAGGTGCAGCCGGCTGTCGAACCGGCTATGGCAGCAGTGCCGCTAAGTGAACCGGAACAGGTGCTGGATGCCTGTGGCCTTTCCTGCCCCGGTCCGTTGCTGCAGGTGAAAGCGGCCATGGATAAGCTGGCAGCGGGAGGCGTACTGCGGGTTACGGCTTCGGATCCCGGCTTCCTGGAGGACATTAAGGCCTGGTGCCTGCGGACCGGACACACGTTGCTGTCGTTGCAAAAGGAAAAGAACCGGATTGTGGCCCGCCTTCAAAAGCAGGCGGTGGTGCCTGGCGCCGCTCCGGCCTGCACTGCGCCGGCGAAGGATAATAAAACCATCGTCGTTTTCAGCGGCGATCTGGATAAGGCTATGGCCGCCTTTATCATCGCCAACGGCGCGGCCGCCATGGGGAAAAAAGTAACCCTTTTCTTTACCTTCTGGGGGTTGAACATTTTGCGCAAGCCGGAAACGGTGCCTGTGGCCAAGGGTTTTCTGGACCGCATGTTCGGCTGGATGATGCCCCGGGGCAGCGAAAAACTGACCTTGTCCAACATGAATATGCTGGGGCTGGGTACGGCGATGATGCGAAGGGTTATGAACAATAAGCAAGTAGCTTCGCTGGAGGAATTGATGAAGAGTGCCATGACCGCCGGGGTGGAGATCGTGGCCTGTCAGATGTCGATGGATGTCATGGGCTTTAAGCCGGAAGAACTGCTGGACGGCGTGAAAATCGGCGGTGTGGGCTATTATCTCAGTGAGGCGGAAGACGCCAATGTCAATTTGTTTATTTAA
- a CDS encoding ArsR/SmtB family transcription factor, which produces MEVDVSVYAEQAELLKALAHPLRLCIVRGLIEKNGCNVTHMQDCLSAPQSTISQHLQKLRMAGIVQGTRNGTEIRYSVCDQRVVELIRILFSQ; this is translated from the coding sequence ATGGAAGTGGACGTTTCGGTATATGCGGAACAGGCTGAATTGCTAAAGGCCTTGGCCCATCCGTTACGGCTGTGTATTGTGCGCGGTCTGATCGAGAAGAACGGCTGCAATGTTACACATATGCAGGATTGCCTGAGCGCGCCGCAGTCGACCATATCTCAGCATTTGCAAAAGCTGCGTATGGCCGGGATTGTACAGGGAACGCGCAATGGCACGGAAATCAGGTATAGCGTTTGTGACCAACGGGTTGTTGAATTGATTCGGATATTGTTTTCTCAATAG
- a CDS encoding DUF134 domain-containing protein codes for MVRPHKERQIEQLPPVTHYKPVGKPLRSLEEVILTIEEMEAVRLADIELLDQKSAAERMAISRPTFHRIVNRAHQKIAAALWQGCALRVDGGSFKIAHTCQKTPRDFLCQTCGHRWSLPHGTGQRCQELVCPACQADTVKREDE; via the coding sequence ATGGTACGACCGCACAAAGAACGGCAAATTGAACAACTTCCGCCGGTCACGCATTACAAACCGGTCGGCAAACCCTTACGCAGCTTGGAGGAAGTCATCCTGACCATCGAAGAAATGGAAGCGGTCCGCCTTGCTGATATTGAACTGCTGGATCAGAAATCTGCCGCCGAACGCATGGCTATATCACGCCCCACCTTTCACCGCATCGTTAACCGGGCACATCAGAAAATCGCCGCAGCCTTATGGCAGGGTTGTGCTCTCCGGGTAGATGGCGGCAGCTTTAAGATCGCCCATACCTGCCAAAAAACGCCCCGTGATTTTTTGTGCCAGACCTGCGGGCACCGGTGGTCGCTGCCCCACGGCACCGGCCAGCGCTGTCAGGAACTAGTCTGTCCGGCCTGCCAGGCAGACACGGTAAAACGGGAAGACGAATAG
- a CDS encoding TIGR03905 family TSCPD domain-containing protein, which yields MNTYIPTGICPKKIQFSVENDQVKHVEFSGGCPGNLKALSLLVQGMPVDTVIQTFKGNLCRNGTSCMDQFAQALEAYKQRAQSGA from the coding sequence ATGAATACCTACATTCCTACAGGCATTTGTCCGAAAAAAATTCAATTTTCCGTAGAAAACGACCAGGTTAAACATGTTGAATTTAGCGGCGGCTGTCCGGGTAATTTAAAAGCCCTTAGCCTGCTGGTACAGGGAATGCCTGTGGATACAGTCATTCAAACCTTCAAGGGCAACCTCTGCCGCAATGGCACCTCCTGTATGGACCAATTTGCGCAAGCTTTGGAAGCCTATAAGCAACGCGCTCAGTCCGGTGCCTAA
- a CDS encoding iron-sulfur cluster carrier protein MrpORP, producing the protein MTCNSHTNQEFDEQTQRINLFLDQVDKKLVVMSGKGGVGKSTVAANLAVALSNQGYQVGLLDIDVHGPSIAGLLGLTEQPLLTDGEQLLPIEYSPTLKVVTVQGILEHRDDPVICRGPFKIGMIRQFLGDVNWGPLDFLIIDSPPGTGDEPLTIAQTVAGCQAVIVTTPQEIALADVRKSIQFCRKVELPIAGIIENMSGFVCPSCGSRHDIFKSGGGEKTAAAAGLPFLGRLPLDPAIVAAGDTGEAISSSQSHTQTDLQHIVAQLLYQLNKHPAINGEVFKIAVPVTNGTLSDHFGHCKTFSIFSVREQQVVQHESLTPPPHAPGVIPDWLAEQGCRTVITGGLGEGAKLKLGKLGIETVCGAPSDTPENLIIRYLQGDLVTKPTTCNHDHATTAGHNCQHT; encoded by the coding sequence ATGACATGTAATTCTCACACAAACCAGGAGTTTGATGAACAAACCCAGCGAATTAATCTTTTTTTAGACCAGGTTGACAAAAAGCTCGTCGTTATGAGCGGTAAAGGCGGTGTCGGCAAAAGTACCGTCGCTGCCAATCTGGCTGTCGCCCTCAGCAACCAGGGCTACCAAGTGGGTCTGCTGGATATCGACGTCCACGGTCCCAGCATTGCCGGCCTGCTCGGCCTGACCGAACAGCCGTTGCTGACCGACGGCGAGCAGCTCCTGCCCATCGAATACAGCCCGACCCTGAAAGTCGTGACCGTCCAGGGCATACTTGAGCACCGCGACGATCCCGTAATCTGCCGCGGCCCTTTTAAAATCGGTATGATCCGTCAGTTTCTGGGCGATGTAAACTGGGGACCGTTGGATTTTCTCATCATTGACAGCCCGCCGGGGACAGGCGATGAGCCTTTGACCATAGCGCAAACCGTCGCCGGCTGCCAGGCCGTCATCGTCACCACACCGCAGGAAATCGCCCTGGCCGACGTCCGCAAGTCCATTCAGTTTTGCCGGAAAGTAGAGCTGCCTATTGCCGGCATCATCGAAAATATGAGCGGCTTCGTCTGCCCGTCCTGCGGCAGCCGCCATGATATCTTCAAAAGCGGTGGTGGCGAGAAAACAGCCGCCGCTGCCGGACTTCCCTTCTTAGGACGCCTGCCGCTTGATCCGGCCATTGTCGCCGCCGGCGACACCGGCGAGGCAATCAGCAGCAGCCAAAGCCATACGCAAACAGATCTGCAGCATATTGTGGCGCAACTGCTGTATCAACTCAATAAACACCCGGCGATAAACGGGGAAGTATTTAAAATCGCCGTCCCCGTCACCAACGGAACGCTTAGCGATCACTTCGGCCACTGCAAGACCTTCTCCATATTCAGCGTCCGGGAACAGCAAGTCGTACAGCATGAAAGCCTGACCCCGCCGCCCCACGCCCCGGGTGTCATTCCCGACTGGCTTGCCGAACAGGGCTGCCGCACCGTCATTACCGGCGGTCTGGGAGAAGGCGCCAAACTAAAATTAGGCAAACTGGGCATCGAGACCGTTTGCGGCGCACCGTCCGACACACCTGAGAATTTAATCATCCGGTATCTTCAGGGCGATCTGGTCACCAAGCCCACAACCTGCAACCATGATCACGCCACTACGGCCGGCCATAATTGCCAACATACATAA
- a CDS encoding flavodoxin family protein: MSKKALIISASPRKGGNSDTLCDEFIAGALAAGHEAEKIFLRDRDINYCTGCGACNTTHRCVQKDDMAEVLDKLVKADVIVMATPVYFYTMDGQMKTLIDRTVPRYAEIANKDFYFIVTAADTEQSGLERTIEGFRGFTNECLTNPREKGIIYATGVWQTGEIKGHPALRQAYEMGKQL, translated from the coding sequence ATGAGTAAAAAAGCATTGATTATATCCGCCAGTCCCCGAAAAGGCGGCAACTCCGATACGCTGTGCGATGAATTCATCGCCGGAGCGCTTGCTGCGGGCCACGAAGCGGAAAAGATATTCCTGCGCGACCGGGACATCAATTATTGCACCGGCTGTGGCGCCTGCAACACAACTCATCGGTGCGTGCAAAAAGACGACATGGCGGAAGTACTTGATAAACTGGTTAAAGCCGACGTCATCGTTATGGCAACGCCTGTGTATTTTTACACCATGGACGGGCAGATGAAAACACTGATCGACCGTACCGTACCCAGATATGCCGAAATCGCCAACAAAGATTTTTACTTCATCGTGACAGCCGCCGATACGGAGCAGTCTGGGCTGGAACGTACGATAGAAGGCTTCCGGGGCTTTACAAACGAATGCCTGACTAATCCCCGGGAAAAAGGCATTATCTACGCCACCGGTGTCTGGCAGACAGGCGAGATTAAAGGTCATCCAGCCCTGCGGCAGGCTTACGAAATGGGTAAACAGCTATAA